The Methanobrevibacter gottschalkii DSM 11977 genome includes a region encoding these proteins:
- a CDS encoding BCCT family transporter: protein MKESAKINKPVLWLALIPFICIMILAVAFPESFRQITNSIRDFLGIHFGWFYLMVVFLCVVISVIVIFHPMGKIRLGDPNSKPEYSTFSWIAMLFSAGMGIGLVFYGAAEPLSHYAVMAPETTVFTQQAMLDALKYSFFHYGISAWAVYGMVALAIAYFKYRKKEVPNISSTLKPIFGKYTEGNIGYVVDALTIFATVVGVATSLGLGAVQINSGLNYLFGITQSINVQIIIIIIASILFLTSAVSGINKGVRILSNTNILLAILLMLIAFVIGPSLDIANFFIESIGAYMNDFIRMSFRTAASGTVAQQGWVQSWTIYYWAWWISWSPFVGVFIANISKGRTIREFLTYILLVPSIFSFVWFSIFGTLAMNGTTPGSPIIKMPISNMLFGIFNQYPLAIILSILAIILIIIYFITSADSATVVLAILSENGNEETSKKIKVIWGIILSSTATILLINGGLDGLQNILIITAFPFSIILMLIVVSVFKELVYEKDEMRLFVKAERHPTVDRPFKSYENQNKEDEE, encoded by the coding sequence ATTAAAGAATCGGCAAAAATTAATAAACCGGTTCTATGGCTGGCATTAATACCATTTATTTGCATAATGATTCTAGCAGTAGCATTTCCCGAATCCTTTAGACAAATAACTAATTCAATCAGGGATTTTCTAGGAATACACTTCGGATGGTTTTATCTGATGGTGGTATTCTTATGTGTAGTAATTAGTGTCATTGTTATATTTCATCCAATGGGTAAAATACGACTAGGGGATCCAAATTCAAAGCCTGAATATTCAACATTTTCATGGATAGCAATGTTATTCTCGGCAGGTATGGGAATAGGACTTGTATTTTATGGAGCAGCCGAGCCATTATCACATTATGCTGTAATGGCACCGGAAACAACAGTATTTACACAGCAGGCAATGCTTGATGCTTTGAAATACTCATTTTTCCATTATGGTATTTCAGCATGGGCCGTTTATGGAATGGTAGCATTGGCAATAGCCTACTTTAAATACAGAAAAAAGGAAGTTCCCAATATCTCATCAACATTAAAGCCAATATTCGGCAAGTATACTGAAGGAAATATAGGATATGTTGTGGATGCACTTACAATATTTGCAACAGTAGTGGGTGTTGCAACATCACTCGGATTGGGTGCAGTTCAAATAAACAGTGGATTAAACTATTTATTCGGAATAACACAGTCAATCAATGTACAGATTATAATCATAATCATAGCATCAATCCTATTTCTAACATCAGCAGTATCCGGAATAAATAAGGGTGTTAGAATACTGTCAAATACAAACATTCTTCTGGCAATACTTCTTATGCTAATAGCATTTGTGATTGGACCATCACTTGATATAGCAAACTTCTTCATAGAAAGTATAGGCGCATACATGAATGACTTTATCCGGATGAGTTTTAGAACGGCAGCATCAGGTACAGTAGCTCAGCAGGGATGGGTACAAAGCTGGACAATATACTACTGGGCATGGTGGATTTCATGGTCACCTTTTGTAGGAGTATTTATTGCAAACATCTCAAAAGGAAGAACAATAAGAGAATTTCTAACATACATTCTACTGGTTCCATCAATATTTTCATTTGTATGGTTTTCAATATTTGGAACATTGGCTATGAATGGGACAACACCTGGAAGTCCCATCATCAAGATGCCAATATCTAATATGCTGTTTGGAATATTCAACCAATATCCACTGGCAATAATATTATCCATATTGGCAATTATACTGATAATCATATACTTTATCACATCAGCAGATTCAGCTACAGTAGTACTGGCAATATTATCGGAAAACGGAAACGAAGAGACATCCAAGAAAATAAAAGTAATATGGGGCATAATACTATCAAGTACAGCAACAATACTTCTAATAAACGGAGGACTTGACGGATTACAGAACATACTGATAATTACTGCATTTCCATTTTCAATAATACTGATGCTTATAGTAGTTTCAGTATTTAAGGAACTGGTATATGAAAAAGATGAAATGAGACTGTTTGTAAAGGCAGAACGACATCCGACAGTAGACAGACCATTCAAATCATATGAAAATCAAAATAAGGAAGATGAAGAGTAA
- a CDS encoding type II toxin-antitoxin system VapC family toxin: MKIFLDSSFLIALINDNDSLHKKALEYVKLTEDNECYISNLIINEVITIIGNKLGLTVAISSYDLLTSVFNIVNEYKLADFNSKVMLIYEVYNTKLSFTDSSIIHIMEKEKINNLLSFDKEFKRVEDINLISL, translated from the coding sequence ATGAAAATATTTTTAGATTCTTCTTTTTTAATTGCATTAATTAATGATAATGATTCTTTACATAAAAAAGCATTAGAATATGTAAAATTAACTGAAGACAACGAATGTTATATTAGCAATCTAATTATTAATGAAGTTATAACAATTATAGGAAATAAATTAGGATTAACTGTGGCAATTTCAAGTTATGATTTATTAACTTCTGTTTTTAACATTGTTAATGAATATAAATTAGCTGATTTTAATTCTAAGGTTATGTTAATTTATGAAGTTTATAACACTAAACTAAGTTTCACTGATTCAAGTATTATACATATAATGGAGAAAGAAAAAATAAATAATTTATTATCGTTTGATAAAGAATTTAAAAGAGTTGAAGATATTAATTTAATCAGTTTGTAA
- a CDS encoding AbrB/MazE/SpoVT family DNA-binding domain-containing protein, producing MVNIGTTKIYKNNQITIPSKIRKELNISKESVIIWSLNPDKTITLKVENKKPSVKDLIGLGSSKEVTNAVDLKRSLYL from the coding sequence ATGGTTAATATAGGAACTACTAAAATATATAAAAATAATCAAATAACAATCCCCTCTAAAATAAGAAAAGAATTAAATATTTCTAAGGAATCTGTTATTATTTGGAGTTTAAATCCTGATAAAACAATCACTTTAAAAGTTGAAAATAAAAAGCCATCTGTTAAAGATTTGATAGGTTTAGGAAGTTCTAAAGAAGTTACTAATGCTGTTGACTTAAAAAGGAGTTTATATTTATGA
- a CDS encoding ATP-binding protein yields the protein MMNIETRESLFQPGQPVSADRFKGREEIIEEILKYFPSVKSGNPHHFFITGKRGMGKTSLANFISDFANKNYSMITAHIMNDGVHSIDELIVQIIEGILNSIKSEKWSEKIFGFLEDHIESVGLGGMNIKFKPSNQELKNIKDNFAFYLSDLVNNFKDKDGLFIVIDDINGLSETPDFANWYKSFVDTLATSVDNAPICIMLTGYPEKFIKLHEQNPSVNRIFHVHELNRLDDDEIKNFYTDIFLIYDINVEGMALEAMTKYSSGMPTMMQEIGDATFWSDTDGFIDREDAFKGIIEAGNRIGLKYLQPLLDQKIRSENYLSLFKKIGNELAASPNSTFTKKTFSDVLNDNESKVFKDFISRAKKLGIIELASSKKQGEYQFTNQLYPMYFMIQTFKEEAL from the coding sequence ATGATGAATATTGAAACTAGAGAATCATTATTCCAACCAGGACAACCAGTAAGTGCGGATAGATTCAAAGGAAGAGAAGAGATTATCGAAGAAATATTAAAATATTTTCCTTCAGTAAAATCAGGTAACCCTCATCATTTCTTCATTACTGGAAAAAGAGGAATGGGAAAAACATCTTTAGCTAATTTCATATCTGATTTTGCTAATAAAAATTATTCTATGATTACTGCACATATAATGAATGATGGAGTACACTCTATAGATGAATTAATAGTGCAAATAATTGAAGGGATATTAAATTCAATTAAATCTGAAAAATGGTCTGAAAAAATATTTGGATTTTTAGAAGATCACATTGAATCAGTTGGTCTTGGTGGAATGAATATTAAATTCAAACCATCAAATCAAGAATTAAAAAATATTAAAGATAACTTTGCATTTTATTTATCTGATTTAGTAAATAATTTTAAAGATAAAGATGGATTGTTTATTGTCATTGATGATATTAATGGATTATCTGAAACTCCTGATTTTGCAAATTGGTATAAAAGTTTTGTTGATACTTTAGCAACATCGGTGGATAATGCTCCAATTTGTATAATGTTAACAGGATACCCTGAAAAATTTATAAAATTACATGAACAAAATCCTTCAGTAAATAGAATATTTCATGTTCATGAATTAAATAGATTGGATGATGATGAAATTAAAAATTTTTATACAGATATTTTCTTAATATATGATATTAATGTAGAGGGTATGGCTTTGGAAGCTATGACTAAATATTCTTCGGGTATGCCTACTATGATGCAAGAAATTGGGGATGCAACTTTTTGGTCAGATACTGATGGATTCATTGATAGGGAAGATGCATTTAAAGGCATTATTGAAGCGGGAAATCGTATTGGTTTAAAATATTTACAACCATTATTAGATCAAAAAATTAGAAGTGAAAATTATTTATCTTTATTTAAAAAAATAGGTAATGAATTAGCTGCTTCTCCAAACAGCACATTTACTAAAAAAACATTTTCTGATGTATTAAATGATAATGAATCAAAAGTATTTAAAGATTTTATTAGTAGGGCTAAGAAATTAGGTATTATTGAATTAGCAAGTTCTAAAAAGCAAGGGGAATATCAATTTACTAATCAATTATATCCAATGTACTTCATGATACAAACATTCAAAGAAGAAGCATTATAA
- a CDS encoding zinc-ribbon domain-containing protein → MEKVYCTECGNELEGGSKFCPKCGNKVDDETFSIEVSPSKSYKSYIIIGYILAILGIILPILAIFGAIVGFYLIYRNYGDLLSGKFNKTNVNALLILIFSIFAIVFMFNVGFIR, encoded by the coding sequence ATGGAAAAAGTGTATTGTACTGAGTGTGGAAATGAATTAGAAGGGGGCTCTAAATTTTGTCCAAAATGTGGCAATAAGGTAGATGATGAAACTTTTAGCATAGAGGTTTCTCCATCAAAATCTTACAAAAGTTATATTATTATTGGATATATTTTAGCTATTTTAGGCATTATTTTACCTATTTTAGCAATATTTGGTGCAATAGTGGGTTTTTATTTAATTTACAGAAACTATGGTGATTTACTTAGTGGTAAATTTAATAAAACTAATGTGAATGCATTACTAATCCTTATTTTCTCAATCTTTGCAATTGTTTTCATGTTTAATGTTGGATTTATACGTTAA